The following is a genomic window from Anopheles aquasalis chromosome 3, idAnoAquaMG_Q_19, whole genome shotgun sequence.
TCCTGTGTCTACTGTGTGAGGAATATTGCAGAAGATTGTCGCCGATTCCTGGGCAACCAAAAACGATGCACGACACGGAGCCGCCTTTGATGATAACCAATACAGCGCACCGAGGGTCCCCTTTTCGGATTCCGTTATGGTGTGAACGCCGAAAACGGACGCAACGCAGGAGGAACACGTTTCATTGACCACACAGCGAGCCGAAATGGGAAGCGAGCAACCCATTacttccgtttcttttttagcTTCCGTTGGATCAGAAATGATGTAGGAGATCCGCCTGGCGAACCGGTCAACGACAGCGACTGGCTATTGTTTGAGTGTTCGGTTGAACTAATGAATCATGCGCTGAGAAGCGTAACATCTGGTGCCAATCCAAGTAGGCAATCTGCCTGCCTACTGCACCCGCCTCGCGTTTGCTGCGATCGGATGCGAAAGTGCTCCGAAGAATTGGaccagatgatgatgccacgaCCATGACTCATTTGGCATGGTTCGAGAACGGAAAGATATGGTTTAGGTAGGATAGTAAATGCgttaattgatttcaatcgTCTCGCGACGCAACAATGGATGATTACATTGGTGCGGTGGTTTCTACAGACCCACGTTATCAAACCCCTTGCTGTGGACCGTGAAGAGGCGACCAATGGCTTGCTCGCGGTGGAGATGGTTATTTTTGCCAAATACCACTCCTTCGCGAAATGAaaccccgatcgatcgataaataaacaaatactGATGGTAACGAGGGGGCGGGAAAAGGATGGCGGACctgttttgaaacaaaaaaaatgggccGTAGTCACCTTGAACCATGTGacgttcggtcggtcgatgccAGTGTCGAGGGCCACTGTTCTTAAAGCTCCTGTGCCCGCACATTCCCGCTTAACCAaatgccaccccccccccccccccccgaaaccGATCCTAGCATTGTGGAATTCGTATCTGACCTTCCGATTGACGCTTCTCCTTTCCCCCCTCAAACAGGTACACAAAATCATCGGTTTCCCGCCGAGCCTGATGCAGGTGATCATGCAGAATGAGCTGGAGATGCCGGTGCGGTTGGCCGGAGCGATCTATCTGAAAAATctgatcaacagcagctggcagGATCGGGAGGCGGAAGGACCGGGTCAACCGATTCCGTTCGCCATTCACGAGCAGGATCGGGCGATGGTGCGCGACTCGATCGTGGAAGCGATCGTGCATGTACCGTCGGACGTGATCAAGGGGCAGCTGTGCTTCTGCCTGAGCCACATCATCAAGAACGATTTCCCCGACCGGTGGACGAAGATCGTGGACACGGTCGGACTGTGTCTGCAGAGTAGCGACCCGAACGCATGGCACGGTGCCCTGCTCTGCATGTACCAGCTCGTGAAGCACTACGAGTACAAGAAATCATCCGAGCGTGGTCCGCTGACGGAAGCGATGAACATGCTGTTGCCACAGATCTACAACATTATGACGAACGTGATCAACGAGCCGTCGGAGCAGAGCGTACTGCTGCAGAAGCAGATCCTGAAGATCTTCTATGCCCTGACGCAGTACTCGCTGCCGCTCGAGGTGATCAGCAAGGAGGTGTTTGCGAGCTGGATGGAAATCTGCCGCCAGATACTGGACCGACCGGCACCCGATTCGTCGCAcatcgaagaggaagagcgacCGCAGCTGCCCTGGTGGAAGACGAAAAAGTGGGCCTCGCATATCATCTTGCGCATGTTCGAACGCTACGGTAGCCCCGGGAATGTCATCTCGAAAGAGTACAAGGAATTCGCCGATTGGTTCCTGCAGACGTTCAGTAGTGGGTTGCTGACGGTGCTGCTAAAGATACTGGATCAGTACCGGAGCAAAGTGTACGTTTCGCCACGCGTCATGACCAACACGATCGACTACATCAAGACGGCCGTTTCGCATGCGTTCTCGTGGAAAATGCTGAAGCCACACATACTGGTGATCATCCGGGACGTGATCTTTCCGCTGATGTCATACAGTGACGCCGATGAGGAACTCTGGGAGAGCGATCCGGTCGAGTATATTCGCAAAAAGTTCgatgtgtttgatgatttcgTATCGCCAGTCCAATCGGCCGAGATGTTGCTGCACAACTGTTGCAAAACACGCAAAGGCATCCTGACGCAGGTGATGCAaatcattatgcaaatcatCAACACACCCAACCTGGGCCACAAGGAAAAGGATGGTGCACTGCATATGGTCGGTTCGCTGgcggaggtgctgctgcggaaAAAGATCTTCAAGGAGCAGGTCGAACAGCTGCTGATGCAGTACGTGTTTCCGGAGTTTGCTAGCCCGCATGGGCATCTCCGAGCCCGGGCATGCTGGGTTATGCACTATTTTAGCGATATCAAGCTGAAAAACCCGCAGGTGCTGGAGCAGATCATGCGTTACCTTAGCAACGCGCTGCTGACGGATAAGGATCTGCCGGTAAAGGTGGAGGCTGCGGTTTCGATGCAAATGTTCCTCATCTCGCAGGACGACGCGGCACCGTACCTGAACAACCAAATCAAGGAGATCACGATGGAGGTGCTGAAAATCATTCGCGAGACGGAGAACGAAGAGCTGACGACGGTGCTGCAGAAGATCGTGTGCACTTACTCGGACCAGCTGCCACCGATTGCGGTCGAAATCTGTCAGCATCTGGCCACCACCTTCAGTCAGGTGCTGGAGACGGATGAGAACTCGGACGAGAAGGCAATCACGGCAATGGGTTTGCTGAGCACGATGGAAACACTGCTGGCCGTGATGGACGAACATCCGGCGGTGCTCGCTTCACTCCACCCGATCGTACTGCAGGTCATCGGCCAcgtgctgcagcagaacgTGTTCGAGTTCTACGAGGAAGCGTTCGCGCTAGTGTGTGACCTCACTTCGAAGAGCATCTCACCCGACATGTGGAAGTTGCTTGAAATTATCTACGAGGTAAGAGCGACGGCTCTTGTGGCAGcgttcaatttttcattttttttaaccttCCTCGTGTCTTGTAGTTGTTCCAGAAAAATGGTGCCGATTACTTCGTCGATATGATGCCAGCGCTGCACAATTACATCACCGTCGATACGCCTGCCTTCCT
Proteins encoded in this region:
- the LOC126578123 gene encoding importin-7 is translated as MDNAKIAELLRATTEPTQRLQAEEQLNQVHKIIGFPPSLMQVIMQNELEMPVRLAGAIYLKNLINSSWQDREAEGPGQPIPFAIHEQDRAMVRDSIVEAIVHVPSDVIKGQLCFCLSHIIKNDFPDRWTKIVDTVGLCLQSSDPNAWHGALLCMYQLVKHYEYKKSSERGPLTEAMNMLLPQIYNIMTNVINEPSEQSVLLQKQILKIFYALTQYSLPLEVISKEVFASWMEICRQILDRPAPDSSHIEEEERPQLPWWKTKKWASHIILRMFERYGSPGNVISKEYKEFADWFLQTFSSGLLTVLLKILDQYRSKVYVSPRVMTNTIDYIKTAVSHAFSWKMLKPHILVIIRDVIFPLMSYSDADEELWESDPVEYIRKKFDVFDDFVSPVQSAEMLLHNCCKTRKGILTQVMQIIMQIINTPNLGHKEKDGALHMVGSLAEVLLRKKIFKEQVEQLLMQYVFPEFASPHGHLRARACWVMHYFSDIKLKNPQVLEQIMRYLSNALLTDKDLPVKVEAAVSMQMFLISQDDAAPYLNNQIKEITMEVLKIIRETENEELTTVLQKIVCTYSDQLPPIAVEICQHLATTFSQVLETDENSDEKAITAMGLLSTMETLLAVMDEHPAVLASLHPIVLQVIGHVLQQNVFEFYEEAFALVCDLTSKSISPDMWKLLEIIYELFQKNGADYFVDMMPALHNYITVDTPAFLSNQNHVLAMYNMCKSILTSNNTEESECSAAKLLEVIILQCKGQIDNCIPSFVELALMRLTREVKTSELRTMCLQVVIAAIYYNPTLLLEILQNIPIPVPDSSITDHFIRQWLHDFDCFLGIHDRKLCIIGLCTLLSLGDRKPTVLSELPDKIIPTMLMVFDGLKRAYVARATEGEEEESEDESEDLEDALSSDEDDVDEMNPYYKNMAKMVQEKGAEAGFQITASIQDADSDDDDDDDDDDDEDGDELDETALEGYTTPLDDEDNPNAVDEYILFQDVMTTLPSTDPAWYTMLTRNLNASEQKQLQEVFQAANQRKEMKRSKQIEKSGGYQFTQHQVPTSFSFTGGQHHHQQQQ